A single region of the Rattus rattus isolate New Zealand chromosome 8, Rrattus_CSIRO_v1, whole genome shotgun sequence genome encodes:
- the Mapk6 gene encoding mitogen-activated protein kinase 6, producing MAEKFESLMNIHGFDLGSRYMDLKPLGCGGNGLVFSAVDNDCDKRVAIKKIVLTDPQSVKHALREIKIIRRLDHDNIVKVFEILGPSGSQLTDDVGSLTELNSVYIVQEYMETDLANVLEQGPLLEEHARLFMYQLLRGLKYIHSANVLHRDLKPANLFINTEDLVLKIGDFGLARIMDPHYSHKGHLSEGLVTKWYRSPRLLLSPNNYTKAIDMWAAGCIFAEMLTGKTLFAGAHELEQMQLILESIPVVHEEDRQELLSVIPVYIRNDMTEPHKPLTQLLPGISREALDFLEQILTFSPMDRLTAEEALSHPYMSIYSFPTDEPISSHPFHIEDEVDDILLMDETHSHIYNWERYHDCQFSEHDWPIHNNFDIDEVQLDPRALSDVTDEEEVQVDPRKYLDGDREKYLEDPAFDTSYSAEPCWQYPDHHENKYCDLECSHTCNYKTRSSSYLDNLVWRESEVNHYYEPKLIIDLSNWKEQSKDKSDKRGKSKCERNGLVKAQIALEEASQQLAERERGQGFDFDAFIAGTVQLSAQRESADVVDKLNDLNSSVSQLEMKSLISKSVSREKQEKGRANLAQLGALYQPSWESQFVSGGEECFLISQFCCEVRKDEHVEKENTYTSYLDKFFSRKEDSEMLETEPVEEGKGGERGREAGLLSSGGEFLLSRQLESIGTPQFHSPGGSPLKSIQATLTPSAMKSSPQIPHKTYSNILKHLN from the exons ATGGCAGAGAAATTTGAAAGTCTCATGAACATTCATGGCTTTGATCTGGGTTCCAGGTACATGGACTTAAAACCATTGGGCTGTGGAGGCAATGGCTTGGTTTTTTCTGCTGTAGACAATGACTGTGACAAAAGAGTAGCCATCAAGAAAATTGTCCTCACCGATCCCCAGAGTGTCAAACATGCCCTCCGTGAAATCAAAATTATTAGAAGACTTGACCACGATAACATTGTGAAAGTGTTTGAAATTCTTGGTCCCAGTGGAAGCCAGTTGACAGACGATGTGGGCTCTCTAACAGAGCTGAATAGCGTCTACATTGTTCAGGAGTACATGGAGACAGACTTGGCGAACGTGCTGGAGCAGGGCCCTTTACTGGAGGAGCACGCCAGGCTCTTCATGTACCAGCTGCTGCGTGGGCTCAAGTACATCCACTCTGCAAACGTGCTGCACAGGGATCTCAAGCCGGCCAACCTTTTCATTAACACTGAAGACTTGGTGCTGAAGATTGGTGACTTTGGCCTGGCCCGGATCATGGATCCTCATTATTCCCATAAG GGTCATCTTTCTGAAGGATTGGTTACCAAATGGTACAGATCTCCACGGCTTTTACTTTCTCCTAATAACTATACTAAAGCCATTGACATGTGGGCTGCAGGCTGTATCTTTGCTGAAATGCTGACTGGTAAAACCCTCTTTGCAG GTGCACATGAACTTGAACAGATGCAGCTGATCTTGGAGTCTATCCCTGTTGTGCACGAGGAAGATCGGCAGGAGCTTCTCAGCGTGATTCCAGTTTACATTAGAAACGACATGACTGAGCCACACAAACCGCTGACTCAGCTGCTTCCGGGGATTAGTCGGGAAG cactggatttcctggaacagATTCTGACGTTCAGTCCCATGGATCGGCTGACAGCCGAGGAAGCACTTTCCCATCCTTACATGAGCATCTACTCCTTCCCAACGGACGAGCCGATTTCAAGCCATCCTTTCCACATAGAAGACGAAGTGGACGACATTTTGCTAATGGATGAAACACACAGTCACATTTATAACTGGGAAAG GTACCACGATTGTCAATTCTCGGAGCATGACTGGCCTATTCATAACAACTTTGATATCGATGAGGTTCAGCTTGACCCAAGAGCTCTGTCTGATGTCACCGATGAAGAAGAAGTTCAAGTTGATCCTCGAAAGTACTTGGATGGAGACCGAGAGAAGTATCTGGAGGATCCCGCCTTCGACACCAGCTACTCTGCTGAGCCTTGCTGGCAGTACCCAGATCACCACGAGAACAAGTACTGTGATCTGGAGTGTAGCCACACCTGTAACTACAAAACAAGGTCGTCATCATACTTAGATAACCTGGTGTGGAGGGAGAGCGAGGTTAACCATTACTATGAGCCCAAGCTTATTATAGATCTTTCCAACTGGAAAGAGCAAAGTAAGGACAAATCCGACAAGAGAGGCAAGTCCAAGTGTGAGAGGAACGGGTTGGTCAAGGCGCAGATTGCGCTCGAGGAAGCATCCCAGCAGCTggctgagagggagaggggccaAGGCTTTGACTTTGACGCCTTCATCGCAGGCACAGTTCAGCTCAGTGCCCAGCGTGAGTCTGCTGACGTAGTTGACAAGTTAAACGACTTGAATAGCTCAGTGTCCCAGCTAGAAATGAAAAGCCTGATATCCAAGTCAGTCAGCCGAGAGAAGCAAGAAAAGGGAAGGGCTAACCTGGCCCAGCTGGGAGCCTTGTACCAGCCCTCCTGGGAGAGCCAGTTTGTGAGTGGCGGGGAGGAGTGCTTCCTTATCAGTCAGTTTTGTTGTGAGGTCAGGAAGGATGAACACGTGGAGAAGGAGAACACTTACACCAGCTATTTGGACAAGTTTTTTAGCAGGAAGGAGGATTCTGAAATGCTAGAAACTGAGCCAGtggaagaagggaaaggtggggagaGAGGCCGTGAGGCAGGGCTTCTGAGCAGCGGTGGGGAGTTTCTCCTGAGCAGGCAGCTAGAGTCCATAGGCACCCCGCAGTTCCACAGTCCAGGGGGATCCCCACTCAAGTCCATCCAGGCCACGTTAACACCTTCCGCTATGAAATCTTCCCCTCAAATCCCTCACAAGACATACAGCAACATTCTGAAACATCTGAACTAA